TCACTAAGTCCGACTTTCGTCTCTGCTCGACTTATAGGTCTTGCAGTCAAGCACCCTTCTACCTTTGCGCTCTACGCCTGATTGCCAACCAGGCTGAGGGTACCTTTGAGCTCCTCCGTTACTCTTTGGGAGGAGACCGCCCCAGTCAAACTGCCCAACTGAAACTGTCCACCGCCCAGATTCATGGGTCGGTGTTAGATACCAAATAGGTCCAGGGTGGTATTTCAAGGGCGGCTCCACGAACACTAGCGTGCCCGTTTCAAAGCCTCCCACCTATCCTACACAAAACATATCTAGTACCAATATCAGCCTGCAGTAAAGGTTCATGGGGTCTTTCCGTCTTTCTGCGGGTACGTGGCATCTTCACCACGACTACAATTTCACCGGGTCGCTGGTTGAGACAGTGCTCCAGTCGTTACTCCATTCATGCAGGTCGGAACTTACCCGACAAGGAACTTCGCTACCTTAGGACCGTCATAGTTACGGCCGCCGTTTACCGGAGCTTCGGTTGCGAGCTTCGCCCTAAGGCTAACCCTCTTCCTTAACTTACCGGCACCGAGCAGGAGTCAGACTCTATACATCCTCTTACGAGTTCGCAGAGTCCTGTGTTTTTAGTAAACAGTCGCCAGAGCCGATTTACTGTGACCTCCAACAGCGTGAACCATCGGAGGCACCCCTTATCGCGAACTTACGGGGTCATTTTGCAGAGTTCCTTAACCAGCGTTTTCCCGAGCGCCTTAGGCTACGCGCCTCACCTACCTGTGTCAGTTTTAGTACGGTCAGATATGCTTCAATCCTTAGAGGCTTTTCTTGGTTATGCGTCATATGACTTCGTCATCATTGGACTCGAGTGAAAGCCTTGGCTTGATGTGGCGGATTTTCCTATCCACAGCCTTGTCTTCCCCTACGGGCATTTCTGACAGCCCGATCACAATCTACACAACGTCCCCCCATCGGTCCACATATCCGGCGCAGGAATATTAACCTGCTGTCCATCGTTTACGCCTTTCGGCCTCAACTAAGGCACCGGCTAACCCTGGGCGGATTTACCTTCCCCAGGAAACCTTAGGTTTGCGGCGAACAGGATTCTCACCTGTTTTATCGTTACTCATTCCGGCATAATCACTTCCAGTGCCCAACACCGCTCCTTACGGTACGGCTAGTATCTGCACTGGAACGCTCTCCTACCACTCAGCATAAAGCTGAATCCGCTGCTTCGGTGTCTTACTTACTCCCGTTCATTATCGGTGCTAAAACACTCGACCAGTAAGCTATTACGCACTTTTTAAATGATGGCTGCTTCTAAGCCAACATCCTGGCTGTCACAGTATCTTAACATCCTTAGTGACTTAGCAAGACTTTGGGACCTTAGCAGGCGATCTGGGTTGTTTCCCTCTCGACCACGAAGCTTCTCCCTCGTGGACTGACTCCTGAGATAATCGTAATGGTATTCGGAGTTTAACTAGGGTGGGTAGGCGGGAAGCCCCCCAGTCCAAATCAGTGCTCTACCCCCATTACGTAGTGGCTCAAGGCTAGCCCTAAAGCTATTTCGGAGAGAACGAGCTATCTCCAGGTTTGATTAGACTTTTACTCCTCCCCACAAGTCATCCCCCCAGTTTTCAACCTAGGTGGGTTCGGTCCTCCACGCAGTCTTACCCGCGCTTCAACCTGCTCATGGGTAGTTCACCTGGTTTCGCGTCTACCGCCACTGACAAAACGCCCTATTCAGACTCGCTTTCGCTGAGACTTCGGCCCGGAAGGCCTTAATCGAGCCATTGACGGTAACTCGCCGGATCATTATGCAAAAGGCACGCCGTCACACTTATCCGAAGATAATAGTGCTCCGACAGCTTGTAAGCGTATGGTTTCAGGTTCTTTCCCTCCCCTAACAGGGGTTCTTTTCATCTTTCGGTCACCCTACTTTTCACTATCGGTCATCAGAGAATACTTAGCCTTAGGAGATGGACCTCCCAGATTCAGTCCGGATTCCACGTGGCCGGACCTACTCGGGTACTTGTCGGAAGTCTGCTTACTTTCAAATACGGGACTGTCACCCTCTATGGTTTCGCTTTCCAACGAATTCTTCTAACAAACAGTTTTGTAACTTCACAATGACAAGCCCCACAACCCCGCCATGCCGAAGCAAGACGGTTTAGGCTAGATTCGCTTTCGCTCGCCGCTACTCACGAAGTCGCTGTTGCTTTCCTTTCCTGCGGTTACTGAGATGTTTCAGTTCACCGCGTGTGCCTCATATACCTATGTATTCAGTATATGATAATTCGGGAACCTCGGGATCAACGCTCGTTTGACAACTTCCCCAAGATTATCGCAGTCTTCCACGCCCTTCATCGCCATCTGATGCCAAGACATCCCCCATACGCCCTTAATAGCTTAGCCGTAATAATTTTTACCTCACACTCGACACATTGCCTTGCGGGAGCCAAAAACATTACAACCCGATCTCAATTCACAAGGTCTTGCATAACAACCTTGCACTTGAGTCGATTTGCCTAAGAACAAAATCTCGGAAAAACAATACCATTCCAAAGAATTGATATTGTAATTTGAGAACTCTATCGTTTATAGATGCCACTTATTACTTTTACCAAATTGTCAAAGAACATTGATTCTCAGGGTTACCCCCAGAGAAAAACAGCCAACCAAAATCAGCTGAATCAAAACCAGCACTGCTGAATTCGATTCAATCGACTTAAGTCAGCTGAGAGAGTCATCTTATCGCTGTCTCTCAGAAAGTCAACCGTCCGAGAAACAAATTTGAAAACTTTTTCCAAAACCTCTCAAACATCATCTTGCCACAAACCGTTTCGCGACAACCACTTGCACCTAACAACATTCATTAAGAACAAGTGAAGGAGTGAGATCTTAACCAGACAGAAACCACTCGTCAAGCCAGAGAGAACAAATTCCCTGGAAGTTTTTTTGCCACAAACTCTTTCGTGACAACCACTTGCCATTAACAACTGCTGTCAACAACAACTGGCGGAGCGGGATCTTAACCAGTCAGAAACCACCCGTCAACCCACTGGGAAAAGTTTCCCCAAAAGTTTTCCAGAAAGAACTGAGACCTGATTTACGACCTCTAAAAGGCACAGATCACTCAACTCTCTGAAAGACAATGGAGACGACCGGGATCGAACCGGCAACCTCCGCCTTGCAAGGGCGGCGCTCTCCCAATTGAGCTACGTCCCCAAACAGATGCCGACAACAACTATTGCCGACAAACTCCGATAGTGCAACCAAATAGCTGCAAATCAACCGGAGCACCTCTTAAAGAAGAAAAAAAATGGGCGTACGTGGATTCGAACCACGGACCTCAGCTTTATCAGAGCTGCGCTCTAACCAACTGAGCTATACGCCCCAATAAGAGGACGCGTATTCTGTCTTCTTATGTTGTTGCTGTAAAGTCTCTTTCGACACTAGTTTCACAAAAAATTACATTTTCTTCACGCTAAAAGACACCCCTGCTGCGAACAGGTTCGCAGTCCGCTTTTAAAGTACAGAAAGAGTATTCCAACAGTTCCCACAGTAACGCCGTAGTATCAGGCAGAGATTCAGGGGATGTGTTCTTTCTATGAATTCCCTGTACGACTATTTGTCCGAGAGATATTATCATGTTCCATCTTCTGCTCAAATCTGGTTTATCGCTGGCATTAATGTCCAGTTTGACCACCGTCGGTAGCGGAAGTTGTACTCCAGACAAGCAATCGCATTACCCGGCTTTTTCGGGTGATCCGCACTGTTGCCCGTCTCATGTCTCCCCTGGCCACCATCCGGTCTCACCAGCCTCGAGCGATGACTGTCATTGTAGAGTCATGCAGGTTCTTGCGACTTCCAAGAATCATTTTCCTGTACCTGATACAGGAATTTCTGAACTGCATGATTCCAGACCGCAAACTCCGTCTGGCCAGACGGGAGTCGAAGCCCCTCATTATTCTCAGGCAAAATCACGCCCATTATATCTGCTGCACTGCGTCTGGATCTGCTGATCACCCGAAACCGTGTACTCAAGTTTCATCTACTATCAGCAATACATTCACCGATCCATTCTTAAGGAGTCGTCAGATGTTATCGAAAATGATTACCGCCACAATGTTATCCGTTGGGCTGGGAGTAACTGCTTCAGCACACTCACAAACAGATATATCCAACTGTTGCGAACTGAATCTGGCCTGTTGCATACAGGGTCAAACCTGTTGTACCACGTCTACCAAAGCAGACTGCTGCCTGAAAGACCTGGCCTGTTGTGAACAGAAAGTGCAATGCTGTCTGGCAGAAAAAACCTGCTGCGAGAGACAACTCTCCTGCTGCGAAACCGGGGGAAACTGTTGTATCGAAAGTCCCACTGCTAACAGCCCCCCACAATAGAACCTCCTGAAAAAGATAGATCGTTTCTATCTTTAAAAATGGTCCCCTGCAGATAATCAGTCTGCGGGGGATTTTTTTTGAAATTCACTTTGAGATTCAAGCGGAGGCCGTTTAGGATCAATGCTGAAAACTGCTGATCCAAACCATGTACAGCGAGGTTTATCGTGCCCTGGCGCCCCTTTTATTGCTCCAGCTTCTCTCCATTGATCTTACTGTGCCTGCCTGCTCTCCTTACCGCTGAATCGCGTGTTCCCGAGGAACTGCGCCCCTGGCTGGCATCTCAGAAATGGGTGCGTGATACAGATGGCCCTGTCATTGAGCTTGGAAAAACAGGTACTTTTGACGACACACATCTGTTTGCACCCTGTGTCAGCTTTGAAGAGGGCCGCTATTCACTCTGGTACTGCGGCTCCCAGAATTCGGTCAAAAACCGCGTGTTTCAAATGGGACTGGCAACCAGCGGCGATGGCATCCGGTTCCAGAAAGCAGCTAATAATCCCGTATTTAACTTTGGAGACTTCCAACGTTCGATTCTGACTCCCACTCTATTGCGATCTCCGGAAGGACAGACATTACGGGAAACCGGGCAGCTGCGAATGTGGTTTTCCTCTGCGGATTTTCAGGACTCAACCGGCCTGCATGAACTTTATGAGACAGCCAGCCCCGACGGAATTCATTGGAAAAAACCTGGCGCTGCTGAGTTGAAACATGTCTATGCCCCGACCATCCTTAAAACCGGTCGCACTTACCAGATGTGGTTTACCGATGTTTCCTCCGAGCCTTGGAGTTTCAAACACGCTTCCAGCCTGGATGGAAAACGCTGGCGGGTTTCACCAGACCCGGTGTTGGAAGTCGATCAGAACTGGGAATCGGGGCGTCTGTTTTATCCGACGGTGTTGAAAATAGATGATGTCTACCTGATGTGGTATGGCAGCTACTGGTCTGCGCGAAAAAACACGACTGCTCTGGGGTTTGCCGTGAGCATTGATGGTCTGAAGTGGTACAAACATCCGGATAATCCGGTTTTGAAGCCTGACCCGCAACGCGCCTGGGAATCGCATTATGTCACCAGTCAGTCAGTCATGAAACTTCCCGGCAATCACTTTCGGATCTGGTACGCCAGTCGTAAACAGCCCCCTTTTGTGAATAAATATTTTGCGATCAATACAGCCGCGTGGAATGCGAAGCCTTTGAAAAAGACGGATCAACCAGTGCCGATTCCTGAAGATTTTGCGATCTGGAAGTCAAAAACCTGCCAGAAATTGCGAAACCAGCTGGGAATTCCACAGAATAAAGGGGCCTTGCACAGCGAGAAGCGGGGGGAATTTGAACTCGGGAATATCGTGATCGAAAAATGGATCTTTACCAGCGAGCCCGGTTCCCGGATTCCTGCCGTCATTTATCGCCCCAAAAAAATTAATCAACGGGCACCAGCGATTGTGCTCACCTATGGTCACGGCGGCAGTAAAAGCCAGTGGCAGTACAATTACGCGGCGCAAGCGTACGCTAAAGCAGGGCTCATCTGCCTGGCCATTGATCCAATCGGCGAGGAAGAACGCCACATTCATGGCAAACTGGGAACGCGGGCACATGATCCGAAAGCGATACACGAGCGCGCCTGGAATGCGGGTCGACCAATTATGGGTAAACTGGTGTTTGACACGATGCGAGGCATTGATTTCCTTGAGGAGCGAGACGATGTCGATCATTCGAAGATCGGCGTCGCAGGGAATTCATTGGGCGGGGCTGTTGCCAGCTGGATGGCGGCACTGGAACCTCGCCTGAAAATGGCAATCGTCTCAGGCTGGGCCTATGATAATGTAACTCTGCGAAGTAAATATTGCACGAAAATCCCCAATCAAATGCTGCGTGAATCCTGTACCTGGCCCGAATTCCTCTCACTGGCTGCTCCAAACTGTGCCCTTCTGGTCATGAATGGTGATGCTGACTGGATTATCGATTCTGACGATGATGGCACTGCCTGGCGGGGAACCAAGTCCGCAGTCCAGGCAGCGTCACAGATATACCAGGCGCAAAATGCGAGTGGAAAAGTCAAAACCTGGTTTGAACCGGGGGGGAGGACACCGGCCTTATATTATACATCCAGCCGCCCTGCTCTGGATTCATCAGCAGTTAGGAACCCCAGCTCTGACAGAGCAGGAAATCAGGGATCAGCCTACCATAAATTCCGGGATCTGGGGGGATGCCAACCAGATTCCATTTGAACGATTGTATGGAACAGACCTGCATCAACGGGGTGCCACACTGGTTGATTTCCAGATCCATCACACAAACCGGGAAAAACTGGCGTGTCTCAAACCTGAAGAAAAAGGCACCCCCGATTTCACTCTGGAAGGCTGGCTGAATCAGATTGAGAAAAATGATAACTGAATCTGGTGATTATTCTGTTACAGCCACTTTCTGCTTTGCCATTTCATGAAACTGTTTCCAGGTAATCACTTCAATCCCCAGATCCTTGATTTCTTTCATAACCTCCAGATCTGTGA
The sequence above is a segment of the Gimesia algae genome. Coding sequences within it:
- a CDS encoding acetylxylan esterase encodes the protein MPWRPFYCSSFSPLILLCLPALLTAESRVPEELRPWLASQKWVRDTDGPVIELGKTGTFDDTHLFAPCVSFEEGRYSLWYCGSQNSVKNRVFQMGLATSGDGIRFQKAANNPVFNFGDFQRSILTPTLLRSPEGQTLRETGQLRMWFSSADFQDSTGLHELYETASPDGIHWKKPGAAELKHVYAPTILKTGRTYQMWFTDVSSEPWSFKHASSLDGKRWRVSPDPVLEVDQNWESGRLFYPTVLKIDDVYLMWYGSYWSARKNTTALGFAVSIDGLKWYKHPDNPVLKPDPQRAWESHYVTSQSVMKLPGNHFRIWYASRKQPPFVNKYFAINTAAWNAKPLKKTDQPVPIPEDFAIWKSKTCQKLRNQLGIPQNKGALHSEKRGEFELGNIVIEKWIFTSEPGSRIPAVIYRPKKINQRAPAIVLTYGHGGSKSQWQYNYAAQAYAKAGLICLAIDPIGEEERHIHGKLGTRAHDPKAIHERAWNAGRPIMGKLVFDTMRGIDFLEERDDVDHSKIGVAGNSLGGAVASWMAALEPRLKMAIVSGWAYDNVTLRSKYCTKIPNQMLRESCTWPEFLSLAAPNCALLVMNGDADWIIDSDDDGTAWRGTKSAVQAASQIYQAQNASGKVKTWFEPGGRTPALYYTSSRPALDSSAVRNPSSDRAGNQGSAYHKFRDLGGCQPDSI